A DNA window from Camelina sativa cultivar DH55 chromosome 13, Cs, whole genome shotgun sequence contains the following coding sequences:
- the LOC104735149 gene encoding N-alpha-acetyltransferase 50-like, producing MGAGREVSVSLDGVRDKNLMQLKKLNTVLFPVRYSDKYYADAIASGEFTKLAYYSDICVGAIACRLEKKEGGGMRIYIMTLGVLAPYRGIGIGSKLLNHVLDMCSKQNMCEIYLHVQTNNEDAIKFYKKFGFNITDTIQNYYINIEPSDCYVVSKSFAQSEANK from the exons ATGGGAGCTGGGAGAGAAGTCAGCGTATCGCTAGATGGAGTCAGAGACAAAAACTTGATGCAGCTCAAGAAACTCAACACGGTTCTCTTCCCTGTTCGCTACAGCGACAAGTACTACGCCGATGCAATCGCTTCCGGCGAATTCACCAAGCTTG catATTACAGTGACATATGTGTTGGAGCTATCGCCTGTCGgctggagaagaaagaaggtgGGGGCATGCGAATTTATATAATGACGCTTGGTGTTCTTGCACCATACCGTGGGATTGGCATTG GTTCAAAGCTATTGAATCATGTTCTTGACATGTGCTCCAAGCAAAACATGTGTGAGATATACTTGCACGTTCAGACAAACAACGAAGACGCGATCAAGTTCTACAAGAAGTTCGGGTTTAATATCACAGATACCATACAAAACTATTACATCAACATTGAACCAAGCGATTGCTACGTTGTCAGCAAGTCCTTTGCTCAATCTGAAGCCAACAAATGA
- the LOC104735147 gene encoding uncharacterized protein LOC104735147, with translation MGEKKGKAIIVGGSIAGVSCALSLTLAGWDVLVLEKSSEPPARSPTGAGLGLDPQARQIIKSWLPRPHLLDEITLPLSIDQNQATDSEKKVTRILTRDENFDFRASYWSDIHALLFNALPQSMFLWGHKFLSFTMSQDKSTVKVKALVMGTQETVEIQGDLLVTADGCLSSIRKTFLPDLKLRYSGYCAWRGVFDFSGDENSETVTGIKRVYQDLGKCLYFDLGAQTHTVFYELFNKKFNWIWYVNQPEPDLKGNSVTLKVSQEMINKMHQEAETIWIPELARLMRETNDPFLNVIYDCDPLERIYWGNIVLVGDAAHPTTPHGVRSTNMSILDAEVLGKCLEKCGPKNLSLGLEEYQKVRLPVVSEQVLYARRLGRVKQGLDHDGIGGGGFSLEQRDMPFFSCAPLV, from the exons ATGGGGGAGAAGAAGGGGAAAGCGATCATAGTAGGAGGGAGTATCGCAGGCGTATCGTGCGCACTCTCGCTCACATTAGCTGGCTGGGATGTTTTGGTGCTCGAGAAATCTTCCGAACCCCCGGCTCGGAGTCCTACTGGTGCTGGGCTTGGACTCGATCCTCAGGCTCGCCAAATCATCAAATCCTGGCTTCCTCGTCCACATCTATTAGATGAAATCACCTTACCTCTCTCGATTGATcag AATCAGGCAACAGATAGTGAGAAGAAGGTGACGAGGATTCTAACAAGAGATGAGAATTTTGATTTCCGAGCATCTTATTGGTCAGACATTCACGCTCTTCTGTTTAACGCTTTGCCTCAGTCCATGTTTCTTTGGGGACACAAGTTTCTATCTTTCACAATGTCACAAGATAAGTCTACTGTAAAGGTTAAAGCTTTAGTAATGGGAACTCAAGAAACCGTTGAAATCCAAGGAGATTTGCTAGTTACAGCAGATGGGTGTTTGTCTTCGATTCGGAAAACTTTCTTACCTGACCTTAAATTGAG GTACTCTGGTTATTGTGCTTGGAGAGGTGTCTTTGATTTCTCAGGGGATGAGAACTCGGAAACTGTTACTGGGATTAAGAGAGTGTATCAGGATCTTGGAAAATGTTTGTATTTTGATCTCGGTGCACAGACTCATACCGTGTTTTACGAGCTTTTTAACAAGAAATTCAACTGGATTTGGTATGTCAATCAACCAGAGCCTGACCTGAAA GGCAACTCTGTTACTCTAAAAGTGAGCCAAGAAATGATCAATAAGATGCATCAAGAAGCAGAAACTATCTGGATCCCCGAGCTGGCGAGACTCATGAGAGAAACAAATGATCCTTTCCTTAATGTTATTTACGACTGTGACCCTTTAGAACGAATCTACTGGGGAAACATCGTGCTGGTCGGAGACGCTGCTCATCCCACAACCCCTCATGGTGTAAGAAGCACAAACATGTCGATTCTTGATGCAGAAGTGCTAGGCAAATGCTTGGAGAAGTGTGGACCTAAGAACCTAAGTTTGGGTCTAGAGGAATATCAGAAAGTAAGATTGCCTGTTGTTTCTGAGCAGGTCTTGTATGCAAGGCGTTTGGGGCGTGTCAAGCAAGGTCTGGATCATGACGGAATCGGTGGTGGCGGTTTTTCTTTGGAGCAGAGAGACATGCCATTCTTTTCTTGTGCTCCCCTTGTCTag
- the LOC104735146 gene encoding probable indole-3-pyruvate monooxygenase YUCCA4 — MDTCRELEPSHIFVPGPIIVGAGPSGLAVAACLSNRGVPSVILERTDCLASLWQKRTYDRLKLHLPKHFCELPLMSFPKNFPKYPSKQQFISYVESYAARFNIKPVFNQTVEKAEFDAVSGLWNVKTQDGVYTSTWLVVATGENAEPVVPDIPGLKKFTGSVVHTSAYKSGSVFANRKVLVVGCGNSGMEVSLDLCRYNALPHMVVRNSVHVLPRDFFGLSTFGIAMTLLKWFPLKLVDTILLLLANSTLGVTDHLGLRRPKTGPIELKNVTGKTPVLDVGAISLIRSGHIRVAQAVKEITKNGAKFVNGQEVEFDSIILATGYKSNVPYWLKDNSFFTKEGMPKTPFPNGWKGEEGLYTVGFTRRGLSGTAFDAVKIADDIKDQWMKSNGPLSSRNICSSHIIHLHFNKS, encoded by the exons ATGGATACTTGTAGAGAACTAGAGCCTAGTCACATCTTCGTTCCTGGTCCGATCATCGTCGGTGCTGGTCCCTCCGGTTTAGCCGTAGCGGCTTGTTTATCAAACCGAGGCGTACCATCGGTTATCCTCGAGAGAACCGATTGCTTAGCTTCTCTATGGCAAAAAAGAACGTACGACCGTCTCAAACTCCATCTCCCTAAACACTTTTGCGAACTTCCTCTTATGTCTTTCcctaaaaactttccaaaatacCCTTCCAAGCAACAGTTCATCTCCTACGTTGAGTCTTACGCCGCCCGGTTTAATATCAAACCGGTATTTAACCAAACCGTCGAGAAAGCCGAGTTCGATGCCGTCTCTGGTCTATGGAATGTGAAGACGCAAGACGGTGTATACACATCCACGTGGCTGGTGGTTGCCACAGGGGAAAACGCTGAACCGGTGGTTCCGGATATACCCGGTTTGAAGAAGTTTACTGGATCTGTTGTTCACACTAGTGCGTATAAGTCCGGTTCGGTGTTTGCAAACCGGAAGGTTTTGGTAGTTGGTTGTGGAAACTCCGGTATGGAGGTCAGCTTGGATCTTTGTAGATACAATGCTCTGCCTCATATGGTGGTTAGAAACTCT GTACATGTGTTACCAAGAGACTTCTTTGGTCTATCGACATTTGGAATAGCAATGACACTACTGAAATGGTTTCCTCTAAAGCTGGTGGACACTATTCTCCTACTTCTTGCTAATTCTACGTTGGGTGTTACCGACCATTTAGGCCTTCGACGACCTAAAACAGGACCAATTGAACTCAAGAACGTCACCGGTAAAACTCCTGTTCTTGATGTCGGCGCCATTTCTCTAATCCGATCAGGACACATTAGA GTGGCGCAAGCGGTGAAAGAAATAACGAAGAACGGAGCAAAGTTTGTAAACGGGCAAGAAGTTGAATTCGACTCGATAATATTAGCGACCGGATATAAGAGTAACGTACCCTACTGGCTTAAG GACAACAGTTTTTTCACAAAAGAGGGAATGCCAAAAACGCCATTTCCTAACGGCTGGAAAGGAGAGGAGGGACTATACACGGTGGGTTTCACGAGAAGAGGACTTTCTGGAACAGCCTTTGATGCCGTTAAGATCGCTGATGATATAAAAGACCAATGGATGAAATCTAACGGCCCGTTGAGTAGTAGGAATATTTGTAGTTCCCATATCATCCATCTTcatttcaataaatcataa
- the LOC104735151 gene encoding carbon catabolite repressor protein 4 homolog 6-like translates to MRRSRFVSQVFSDVAFADASTISAPIFTTMSTRTPYRGGRGGRSFSDRPYNNDAGRRDQFVTEDSHFQSVHDANLRFRHGEPYRQHQPPFGQRQQPPFNQNYGFRPPPPSQGQWQQFRQPNHPPSNQSYTACPPPPFYQNQMSRPPRQRSFRQRPRSKPSDYREWEHAKTPLPPGSEKFVVLSYNILADYLANDHWRSLYFHIPRNMLSWGSRKSKLVFELGLWSADIMCLQEVDKFQDLEEEMKPRGYSGIWKMRTGNAVDGCAIFWRSNRFKLVHEESIQFNQLGLRDNVAQICVLETLLTSRTKENETFPPESSAGSHRVVICNIHVLFNPKRGDFKLGQVRTLLDKAHTVSKLWDDAPVVLCGDFNCTPKSHLYNFISDRKLDLSGLARDKVSGQGSGEFRPPRPENYTTRFQSTNKSPQSQVQPPDSITNAHIENNSNIDAPSEKTSDLPCGDTILAGHKATSSSDQVLPGESMAADCNFGIENRKPDVSGNLSISEDLSSVTISDTEPQHASSAREDLNTDHSVSSVLSETEHSPEEICSSDQDISSSFSTKVDTNLAEVKLDGLTLDEPVVFAQDEESLGEDGETFLAKLHDNNEDLSQKGELVNELPLKSGFEALNSDKITYSPSSWTPMEIATATGDPEKTTVEHALELKSTYSEVEGQANTRDENGEPVVTSYHRCFMGTVDYIWRSEGLQTVRVLAPIPKQAMQWTPGFPTPKWGSDHIALVSELAFCSSKTLPKS, encoded by the exons ATGCGGCGTTCTCGTTTTGTTTCCCAAGTTTTCTCCGACGTTGCCTTCGCTGACGCCTCCACTATCTCTGCTCCAATCTTCACCACCATGTCTACTCGTACTCCG TACAGAGGTGGCCGAGGCGGGAGAAGTTTCTCCGATCGTCCGTACAACAACGACGCAGGAAGAAGAGATCAGTTCGTTACTGAAGACTCGCATTTTCAGTCAGTTCATGACGCCAATCTCCGATTCCGACATGGTGAACCTTACCGACAACATCAGCCTCCGTTTGGTCAGCGGCAGCAACCACCGTTTAATCAGAATTACGGATTTCGACCTCCGCCGCCGTCTCAAGGTCAGTGGCAACAGTTCCGTCAACCTAATCATCCGCCATCCAATCAAAGCTATACGGCTTGCCCTCCCCCGCCGTTCTATCAAAACCAGATGTCTCGACCGCCTCGGCAACGGAGCTTCCGTCAACGGCCACGGTCAAAACCTTCAGATTACCGTGAATGGGAACATGCTAAAACGCCACTGCCTCCTGGCTCCG AAAAGTTTGTTGTTCTATCGTATAATATCTTGGCGGATTACCTTGCAAATGATCACTGGAGAAGTCTTTACTTTCACATACCGAGGAATATGTTGAGTTGGGGAAGCAGAAAGAGCAAATTAGTGTTCGAGCTTGGCCTTTGGTCTGCAGATATAATGTGCCTTCAG GAAGTTGATAAATTTCAGGACTTAGAGGAGGAGATGAAGCCCCGGGGATATAGTGGCATTTGGAAG ATGCGGACTGGTAATGCTGTTGACGGCTGTGCAATATTTTGGCGATCAAATAG ATTCAAGTTGGTTCATGAGGAAAGCATCCAGTTCAATCAACTTGGTCTTCGGGATAATGTTGCCCAAATTTGTGTTCTTGAG ACATTGTTGACTTCACgtacaaaagaaaatgagacCTTTCCACCTGAAAG CTCTGCTGGTTCCCACCGAGTTGTCATTTGTAACATTCACGTACTTTTTAATCCTAAAAGAGGAGACTTTAAACTTGGTCAG GTCAGGACACTCTTAGACAAAGCTCATACTGTTTCAAAACTCTGGGATGATGCGCCTGTTGTTCTTTGTGGGGATTTCAATTGTACACCAAAG AGTCATTTGTACAACTTTATTTCAGACCGGAAG TTGGATTTGTCTGGTTTGGCCAGAGACAAAGTTTCGGGGCAAGGTTCTGGTGAGTTTCGTCCACCAAGGCCAGAAAATTATACGACGAG GTTTCAGTCCACCAATAAATCTCCACAAAGTCAAGTTCAACCACCAGATTCGATCACTAATGCTCATATAGAGAATAACTCCAACATAGATGCCCCCTCCGAAAAGACATCTGACCTTCCATGTGGTGATACAATTCTTGCTGGTCACAAAGCCACCTCCAGCTCAGACCAAGTATTACCAGGCGAGAGTATGGCCGCAGATTGTAATTTTGgaatagaaaacagaaaaccTGATGTCTCCGGGAATCTCTCGATATCTGAAGATCTTTCTTCAGTAACCATATCAGATACAGAACCTCAACATGCTTCCAGTGCTAGAGAAGATTTGAATACAGATCATTCTGTAAGTTCCGTTTTATCAGAAACAGAGCATTCTCCTGAGGAAATATGTTCTAGTGATCAAGATATTTCATCTAGTTTCTCCACCAAGGTTGACACTAATTTGGCTGAGGTGAAACTAGATGGCTTAACATTGGACGAACCAGTAGTATTCGCGCAAGATGAAGAAAGTTTAGGTGAAGATGGGGAAACCTTTTTGGCTAAGCTACATGATAATAATGAAGACTTGAGTCAAAAAGGGGAACTTGTAAATGAACTTCCACTTAAATCGGGGTTTGAAGCTCTTAATAGTGACAAAATTACTTATAGTCCATCCTCTTGGACTCCAATGGAGATAGCAACTGCAACAGGTGACCCAGAGAAAACGACGGTTGAACATGCTCTGGAGCTTAAGAGTACTTACTCAGAAGTGGAG GGTCAAGCAAACACAAGGGATGAAAACGGAGAACCTGTAGTGACCAGTTATCACAGATGTTTCATGGGGACAGTTGACTACATATG GCGGTCGGAAGGTCTTCAAACAGTGCGTGTGCTTGCTCCAATACCAAAACAAGCAATGCAGTGGACACCAGGCTTCCCGACTCCA AAATGGGGAAGCGATCACATTGCACTGGTTTCAGAGTTGGCCTTTTGCAGCAGCAAAACTCTGCCCAAAAGCTGA
- the LOC104735150 gene encoding putative inactive serine/threonine-protein kinase At5g11400: MGNIVKPFKQQQPPSSYAYQPLTVPLVSVEAQNENMRVFSFSEWMKAMKKFRQDRVEICENHCLRAFYKGYIDDTTFAPSRTKTGTPVSVIECLHSSSQALQEWMEEVKSLEKYPHPNLVKILGYCCEDNKKSSLLVLEYLHKGRLDHHIFGKEEALPWEIRVKIAIGTAQGLAFLHSIKNCMLHLELRPHNIMLDEQYNAKLFYLESNNQRLKHERFVGRTEYIPFEWFMSGYVGMETDVYIFGVILLELLGGSVDRLTNLRNQSAGARTGSFLSGNYKIGEIIDPRLGTDYPMKAAKLMGILIQSCTERDKNKRPLMQQVLDVLNIIAATKY, encoded by the exons atgggAAACATTGTAAAGCctttcaaacaacaacaacctccttcttcataTGCTTACCAGCCTCTCACCGTCCCTCTAGTTTCAG TGGAGGCACAAAACGAGAATATGAGAGTCTTCAGCTTCTCAGAATGGATGAAAGCAATGAAGAAATTCAGACAAGACAGGGTCGAAATTTGCGAGAATCACTGTCTTCGAGCATTCTACAAGGGCTACATCGATGACACCACATTTGCACCCTCAAGAACTAAAACAGGTACCCCTGTTTCTGTCATCGAATGTCTTCATAGTAGTTCACAGGCTCTGCAAGAGTGGATG GAAGAAGTGAAGTCTCTAGAAAAATATCCTCATCCAAACTTGGTCAAAATTTTGGGTTACTGTTgtgaagataacaaaaaaagttcaCTTTTGGTTTTAGAATACTTGCACAAAGGACGTTTAGATCATCACATTTTCGGAA AAGAAGAGGCATTGCCATGGGAAATACGGGTTAAGATTGCCATTGGAACAGCTCAAGGTCTTGCTTTTCTCCACTCGATCAAGAACTGCATGCTACATCTAGAACTTAGACCGCATAATATTATGCTTGACGAG CAATACAATGCAAAATTGTTTTATCTTGAATCAAACAATCAACGTTTGAAACATGAGAGATTTGTGGGTAGAACTGAATACATACCTTTTGAATGGTTCATGTCAG GTTATGTGGGAATGGAGACTGATGTTTACATATTTGGCGTGATCTTGCTTGAGCTTTTAGGTGGTTCAGTAGACAGATTAACAAATTTGCGGAATCAAAGCGCAGGTGCTCGGACTGGATCTTTCTTGTCCGGAAATTACAAGATTGGCGAAATAATCGATCCCCGACTTGGAACCGATTATCCTATGAAAGCGGCAAAACTGATGGGCATACTCATCCAAAGTTGCACCGAGCGGGACAAGAATAAACGACCATTGATGCAACAAGTTTTGGATGTTCTGAATATTATTGCAGCGACTAAGTACTAA
- the LOC104737942 gene encoding F-box/kelch-repeat protein At3g04660-like — translation MKRVKKENDPQIRDDITSMVDLPRDLIEKILLKLPAKSVPKLIVVSKLWSSIIRSKSFIDLYLKRSLTRPCFLITFNRDDIRFFHSIYQQSLEAASPSSSYTSTISSFPLSLDRKRLFSQSYNVSPPVRGLICFQDLDKVVVSNLSTGQFLVLPKVRKLGISWFLGYDPVGDEYKVLCTTVVFQVSGAVVSEEHQVFTLKGGSQKKEKEEATWRMIECKFPHCPATKGICMTTTTTGVVYYGALSTRDRDTRESLIVSFDVRSEGFTLVKLPNGVEIDGGESAELVNYQGKIALLNHLHFGKCNMWVLEDIGVKPEWSKISIVVPSWADLARRRLLDCRGAILSSGKFIFSPVSSDSPFCIVTYDREKDIGRRVEIEGLGDNLRSVSLFLDHVECPIFL, via the coding sequence ATGAAGAGGGTTAAGAAGGAAAACGATCCACAGATACGAGACGACATCACATCCATGGTTGATCTTCCTCGAGATCTGATCGAAAAGATTCTTTTGAAGTTGCCAGCTAAATCCGTACCAAAGCTCATCGTCGTCTCGAAGCTCTGGTCTTCTATCATCCGCAGCAAAAGTTTCATCGATCTCTACCTGAAACGATCGCTAACTCGTCCGTGTTTTCTCATCACATTCAACCGTGATGACATCCGGTTCTTCCACTCAATCTATCAGCAGTCTCTGGAGGCAGCGTCACCGTCTTCTTCTTACACTAGTACGATATCAAGTTTTCCTCTGAGTCTTGATAGAAAGCGGCTCTTTTCACAAAGTTACAACGTTTCTCCACCGGTACGCGGCTTGATCTGCTTTCAAGATTTGGATAAGGTGGTGGTTTCGAATCTTAGCACGGGCCAGTTCTTGGTTTTACCAAAAGTCAGAAAACTAGGGATATCATGGTTTTTGGGATACGATCCGGTTGGAGATGAATACAAAGTATTGTGCACGACGGTAGTATTTCAAGTTTCTGGAGCAGTTGTGAGCGAAGAGCATCAAGTTTTCACATTAAAAGGAGGATctcagaagaaggagaaagaagaagctacaTGGAGGATGATCGAATGTAAGTTTCCGCATTGTCCTGCAACCAAAGGGATATgtatgacgacgacgacgactggTGTTGTTTACTACGGAGCTTTGTCAACCCGTGACAGAGATACACGAGAATCCCTAATTGTGTCCTTTGATGTGAGATCGGAAGGTTTTACTCTTGTTAAATTACCCAACGGTGTCGAAATTGATGGTGGTGAATCAGCTGAATTGGTCAACTACCAGGGGAAGATAGCTTTATTGAATCACTTACATTTTGGTAAATGTAATATGTGGGTTTTGGAAGATATTGGCGTCAAACCAGAATGGTCAAAGATCTCTATCGTGGTTCCTTCTTGGGCTGATTTAGCTAGAAGAAGATTATTAGATTGCAGAGGTGCCATTCTTAGTTCCGGCAAATTCATATTCTCACCAGTCTCTTCGGATAGCCCCTTCTGTATTGTCACTTACGATCGCGAGAAAGATATTGGCAGAAGAGTTGAGATTGAAGGACTTGGAGATAACTTGCGTTCTGTGAGCCTCTTCTTGGATCATGTGGAGTGTCCTATATTTCTCTGA